The genome window ATCAACCCAAACTCCTgtgtgagctgagcagcagagagcaagaGGCTTCCTGAGGCCAGCACAGGCACTCAGATGGCACAGAATGCTGCAAAAGGGCAAGCCACCCACCTGTTTACATATAAGTCAATATGCTTTATTAGGCAAGAGTGCTACAGGTGCTCCTACGTGATGAGAGGAACTCCAGCACTGTGAAGGGACGTGTAGTTTCACTCGTAGGAGAATCCTGGAAGGCAAATCCATTAGATTGAgtagaaaacttttttttttctgatggtcCACAAAGTCCTTCCAAAAGATAACTGCAAGTCTCTTCTAGTAACTTCAATCTGTTGTAAAAAAAGCTTGCCTTTGCCTTGTGAGTTCCCTCTAGAACTGAGGGGATAAACAGCACAAGGAATGACATTTAGCTGCTGAGGGTTTTACAGAGTTGAGGTGGTAAGTTTGGACTGCAAAATGACCTAAAGCTGAAACTCAAAGCAGTCAAAATGGGGGAAAGTCAGAGCTCCTGTGACCCTCAGTTCCTTCTCTGTACCATTTGCAGTTAAATGATGATACCAGGGAGGTCTGAGTGTCATCCATGATCCAGCTGAGGCACCTGGCCCAGGTGAGTGCCCAGAATACCTGGCTAAacctgagctgagctgcctctggagcaaggagcaggcagcaggagcaggcctGGGACAAAGgcatggcagggagggaggggagtgAGACTCACTAAGGGCTGGAGcatcaatcacagaatcacagaatgatttgggttgaaagggaccacAAAAATCATCTTGTTTCAACCCCCTGCTATGGTCAGGGACACTTTCcccctagaccaggttgctcaatgATTATATCTAATGAATTTCATCCTGAAAACTGGGGTCTGTCTTAtccatattttcctttcatcttttgCTCTGGAGTGAGGATTTCCTCACTTTACCTTGGTTCCTGACATTGACAATAGGTGGTAGCTCCTCCAGGCTGTCTCCCAGCTCCCTTTCCAGGATACATCTATGGAGTATCCTACATCACTGTGGCACCTGACGCTGGCAGTGTAGCACCCCTGCAGTGGGAAGTGGAAAATGTGACAATGTGAAATGATCTTTAAATTCAgtcctattttttcccttttatttctcccTACAACAAACAATTTCTGTTAATTATCAGCAATTTTTTAGCTGAGAACTGAGAAAAGCCATCTCAATTCCTCAAACACCATAGAGCaatataaaaatctgaaaaatctaTACCAGCTTCTGTGGTAAAATTTGCAGAAATATTGTTAGTGCTGATGCATCAGCAAAACATGCAAGACAAGAAAGGTTGTCATCACTTCTATTATAACAGACTTGGCTGAAGGAGTAAAGCAGCTTTCATACACCTGGCTACCCCATCAACAGCTGAATGGGTAGAGGATAAGAGAAATAGCCACAGAAGGAATAAATGGATCAGCCTGAAATAAAAGAGACATGgactgtaaaaaaaaccaaaaacccacaacaaaccACATGTAGTGGGTATTTATAGGTTTAAAGCAAAAAAGTCtatgaaaaagcagaatttgtatTATCATTCTCACAAGAAGGGACTAAATAAATTCACTTTAGCCCAGCAGATTAAACAGAACTTAGTAAAGTCTGGAGTTTTCTTAATGCTGTGGGAAACTTTATAAAATGCTAAACAATTTAACCTTGTAAAAGTAATCTTTGCTTGTCtgattattataaaaatataaacagatgCTCACAACTGGCATGTGCTTAAATGAGGTTGAATAAATTTTTCAAACATCTGAGAATGTTTTCTGTGCCACCAAGGCACTGGAGAAAGATCAGATCAGTGCATGCTGGCAAGCACAGCAAAATGTCATAATGAATATGAAACATCAAACCAGAAAAACTGCAGTCACAAAAGAATGACAGAATATTCCAAGAGGGTACAGTGCCTCTGTGAGACACTTCTGCAACTGAGGTATCAATATTCACATTTCCATAGGAGTCTAGTCAAGggggcaaagaaaaaaaaacagaacaaccaactaaccaaccaaccaaccaaccaaccaaccaaccaaccaaccaaaaaacccaaacatttgtTCTAAGATCAGAGTGAAAAATATGAGTGGATAATTTCAACAGTAAatagagatatttttaaaaaatataagaaaaattaacTCTCCTTTCCTTCTAAGCTACCTTTTcatttaaagcatttcagaTGTTGTAACCAGTAAAACATCTGAGGCCTGGACTGTCTTTCAGTGCAGCCAGCTTTGTCAGCCTGCTCAGTTTAAGATCTGACCCTTATACAGGTTGGCTAAAAAGTGCTGTCATTTACACAGGTGAATATACTCTGACGCAAGTCTCTGGATTTACACAGGTGTGGCAGTAGAATTTGGCAGGGTTTTACtcattttaaacaataaaaaaaccaaaatcagatCCACTTTTGCAGTGGGTTACAGCTGTACCAATCCATTAATGTTATCTATCCATTATATGCTGATGGTACAGCTCCAGAGCTTGTTAATGAAACTAAGAACTTTTCATGCTGTCTCCAGCTAGAGACTGAAACTGAACCTAACACTGCTACAGTTAAAATCCTCAGGTTTCATTaaggaaatattaatttattgttTGGTACTTTTGTCAAGtttatattaaattttgaaAGGAACCTTAACACAGTCGAGTTTTGGAACCTGTCACTCCTATCATTGATTCACCCATATACAGTGTCCCATTAGTGCAGCATTTCCATGTAATAAATGGAACCATCTTTTTTGATATCAGAAAATTTGTTTGTAAAGACCCACAACACTGGCAGGACACCTGAGAAGCAGGTCTTGTATCTTGGAACATTTTTTACAAACTCCAGCCAGATGTGCAATGCAGAAACAAACATCCAGCTTTTAAGTGTTGTACACATTATTTTCAGCTGGTTTTGACCAACTTTAGATTATTTGTGTGACTCAGAAggaaacaggagaaagaaaagggacaGTTTATTTGAAGTAGGCTCTGCTCATATCAAGTTCCCTTCACTTGAATGGAGTCACACAAATAGCACCCCAACAGGCTTGGTGCGGAACTTAGACCATAATGAAGGGGGAATCAGGCTCAGGACAACTTAATACTAACATTTGGTACATTTGCAACAAAATTTTAGCTGTATTTGATGTTTCCACTAAATCAGAATGCAGCTTGGAAACGGTGAGAGGAGGTGGGAGTCTGAATAAACACATCTggcaaaaaagaaagataattcaGGTCCAAAGGGTCATTCCCTTCAGTTCAAGTGCAGTGGATTGCCCTTCCTGGATCCAACAGTAGAGGCGTGGGAAGCTTTCAGATGTCACAGGGTTGTAGATAACATTTGAACATATGATTAGCTTTCGTGAGCTGTCTTTAGAAACCTTACATTTTTCCCCCACACACCTTAGCCAGAGATCCTTCCCTTGAGGTTTCGGGACACTTAAAATGTTGCTTTGCCAAAAATCAAGGATGTGGAGAAGGTTTTCCTGTGTGATGTCATGTTGCTGCCCTTTATAAGCCTCTGCAGAGAAGAAGGGATCCTGTCTGAGGATTCACACTCCAGGCACGAGGGGAGGTGAGGAGCAGACGCTGACCCACCATGGAGCGGCGAGCCATTCCCCAGGgcattccctgcagctccctgctcctcttaCTCTGCAGCCTGAAGGCTTCCCTTGCCTTTCCCAACTCCTCTCCACTGCTGAGTCCCAGCTGGGGCAATGGAGACCGCCTGATGCACCTCTACACCGACACCgagaggagcagcttccacCTCCAAATCAATGCTGATGGCTACATCGACGGCGCTCCTCACCAAACCATCTACAGTAAGTGCCTTCCTACAGACCTCcatgggagcaggggagggacaAGGATATTGTTTTACTTCCTCACCACCTATAGAAAATCCCCTCTACTCATtaggcaggcaggcagaggagcacagCCATGGAATGGAAAATACACATCATCATAATTCTTCTTTTGTTTAACAAATAAAATCACTCCAAAAAAATCTAGTGGATAGGGAATTTCATTCCTTGACTAGGACAACTAAAGTCCTATGGTTCCTGTAATACCCGGCAAGGAAAAACCACCTGAATTATCCTTCACTTCATGATTTTACCCCCAGTTTCTGGAGGAAGCTCCTATTAGAGGCTGGTAATGATATACCGTAAATAGCTGCTTCCCACTGATGGTGCTTACCAAAGGAACTGCACTGAGGGAACTCTCCAGAGCAATGCTGGAAAACTGATGGCATCcataaaatctgtattttgggGTGGAGGGCTGAGAACTACTAAAAGTTAAGTTTTAATGTGCACAGAACATGGCATGCAAAGATCAGTGAAAAAGGGGGAAACTATGGAAGACCAGACTGGCATAAAAGAAGTGTTGAGCCTTTGGGGTTCATGAGAAGGTTCTTTCATGAGGTTCTTTCATGAGAAGAAACTATACCCTAGTATAACTAAAAGGTTCTCAAATTGTGTCTTCAGagtttatttaattatatattttattattctatttcAACACAGAATAGTTTATTCTTCTTCCTTTGCTAAATACTTGGACCAAACTCTTTAGTTAGTAGACAAATGTGGAAGGGGTTTAAGACTTCGGGTTCTTTTACAGCATTTAAAAGATACTTCTCTCTTAGCAGCATTTGAATCACAAGCAGCTATGCATCATAAAATCATGTtgttaatattattattactattattattattacatctATTTTATACACTCAGTTAAAAATCTACGTCTAGGTAATGAAGCTTTTACATAAGTAAATAAGGATGGTTTTTAAAGttataatttaattaatgaggaaaaaggatcacattctgctattttttaagGAATTGATAATCAACACTCACAGAAATGCTGGCACTGTCTTGTTATTCTTGCTACATATTAAAAGATTTTATGAAACTCATTTTAGGTATGTTGGTCAAGAACCAGTGTGGGATTTTAGAGAACAACATACAGCAAAATATCACATTTTCCCATATACGCCATGAAACAAGCATAGCAGGATTTGGAATGGTGGAGCAGGAAAGATCAAAATCAGACATCAGAAGGGATATTGAGAGGGAGGGTGAATGATTTGCTGCCACCAACAATGGGAAGTGCCAAGTTCTGCACCAGGGAAGTGGTGGCACGGCCTGGATGTGCACAGATCTCCTGGGTGGGACAAGGGAACAGGCACTGAGTCAGGTGCAAGGAGCAGATCAAGGAAAGTTGTTATTCCCACTTACCTGGTACCAGTGACATTGCTCTTGGAGCACTACAGCAACCCTAGGTCATGTTGGATGAGTAGAAGGTGGAGTTGGTCTGGCACAGGGTTTTCAGGGTGCCTTGATCATGATCTGTTGTGGTTTTAGTCCAGTAAAAAGGATGTTAAGGGCAATGTAATGACAAAATCACAGAgtggttgaggttggaaggcACCACAGGGGTTTACCTGgttccacctccctgctccagcagggccatcccagagcgCAGGGCACAGGAgtgtgtccagatggttctggaatatccccagtgaggagactccacaccctctctggacaatctgtcCAGTGCTCAGTCAATGCCCAGGACAGAAgttctgcctcctgcccaggtgGAACTACCACCTGAGTGTCTGTTTCTGCCCATTCCACTGGTGCCACTGCTGGACACCACTGAAAAAATACCATGGGGCAGTCACAAAGATGAGTGGGACAAACTCCCCCTGGATGTGGGCAATGGCAGAACTGAAGGCAATATCCTCAGACCACAATTTGAGacttcagagggaaaaaaagttgtCTTTGGGAGGTTAGTGCCACATTGGAACAGGATACCCTGAGGCACCAGAGAGGTGCCTTCCATCCTGGGAGTTTTCCAAAGCCACAGCAAACCTGATTTAGGGTGGGCAACAGTCCCAGGTCATGTGGGAGGTTGGTTTGAACTCCCAGAGGTCACTTCCAGCCAGAGCATCTGTGGATCTGTAAATGCATTGTTGAAATGGATTTGATCTTTTTGTTGTTCTGAACAGGTGCCCTAATGATCAAGTCTGAGGGTGCTGGCTCAGTCATAATCACAGGTGTGAAGAGTGGGCGCTACCTGTGTATGGACACGAAAGGAAACATATTTGGCTCGGTGAGTGACCTTTCCTAAGCCTTGAGGCTGAATGGCCAGTGcattctgctgctgtggtgccCATTTCCCCAGCCAGGGCAAGCCTGGGTAGCTGCAGGTGGAGGGGGAAGTGTTAGAGAAGATCTGACACTTAGGTCAAACTTTGCTCTCTCCTTTGATTGTATTAAGTTGTAGAGCTGACAAAAATCATCTAAGTTCCTGCCTGGGGAAATGAGgccaaaaataccccaaaaaacaaaaccacaaaaccaaccaaccaaccaaacaaaaaaccaccatcaccaacaacaaaacccctaCTTTCCCATATTACAGAAATTAGATCCAGTGAGGGACCAATCTGTAGCACAGAGCCATGGGTGGGGACCCTCTGGAAGAAAACAgggtttttcattaaaattcctTTGCTGAAAGCATGGACATGCAACTCTGATCTGCATTTGGGTCAGACACAGACCTGGGAGATTAGAAAAACACCTGCTGCAAGATCTCacccttctttccctctttaATCAGTGTTTGCAATTCACCAGACTCCTCTGCTCACAAGTGTCCTATTTCTTCCCCTCAGCATTACTTCAGCCAAGAGGACTGTGTGTTCAACCACAGGACGCTGGAAAACGGGTACGATGTGTACCAATCCCCCAAACACCACTTCTTGGTGAGCTTAGGCAGAGTTAAACAAGCCTTCTCCCCTGGTATGAATCCACCACCATACTCCCAGTTTTTGTCCAGGAAGAATGAGATCCCTCTGTTCCGATTCAACACCCCCGAGCCCCACAGACACACCAGGAGCGCAGACGTTGATCCCGTAGATCCTCACCAGATCCTGGTCCCGCAGAGGAAGACCCCAGTGTttggctccctgcagcagcagccagcagactTCCCCCACATGCCCAGGGAGCCCATGAGGATCAACCAGAACGACGTGGTGAACCCCGATGATCCCCACGCTATGATGGAGGCCAGGAGGTTCCCAAGCCCCCGCTTCTACATCACGAGATAACCGCAGCCCCTGCGCTCACCAGGGGCAAAAGGAACTGTCTGTCACACTCAGCCTGAATGCCAAAGTGGCTCTTAGAAACCTGGGAGACATTGGGAAAAGTTCCTTAGCTTCGAATCTTGTTTTGTCAGTAAACTGCTGTCTGTAAGTACAAGTCAGATTTTTCCAGTTTGGGCTCTACTGGAAAGAAGATCCATTTTATAAAACAATGACACAAACCAAATCTTTTGGGGTCTGAATCACCTTAAATTTacatcaaaacaaacaaacaaaaaaaggaatctCTTGTACGAAATGGGAAACGGATGTTATGTTACTGATGTAGAGACCTGGAGCATCCAAGATTCCAGCAGAAACAGGGAATCTCTTACTAGCACCATCCTGCCCAAGCACAGCAGACAAACTGCCAGGTGGtgtgttattttattatttaaaaattgtcaTGTCATGTACCCAATGTCTGAAGGGGCTacaaggaagctggagaggggctcTTCATCAGAAAttgcagggacaggacaaggggcaatggcttcacactgacaggagtaggtttagattggatatcaggaaaaaattgttccctgtgagggtggtgaggccctggcacaggttgctcagagaagctgtggctgccccatccctgcaagtgtccaagaccaggctgaatggggctctgagcaacctgggatagtagcaggtgtccctgtccatggcaggggagtggaGTGGATGAgccttaaggtccctttcaacctgTGATTCTTTGTTTTTAGCTTTTAAGTTGGAGCTTCATTCTCTTTTCACCCATATGAGTCAAAAAAAGGCATTCTGCTGTTATAAGAGCAGCAAACATGGAAAACTGGAGGAACTGATGGGACAACAGG of Molothrus ater isolate BHLD 08-10-18 breed brown headed cowbird chromosome 5, BPBGC_Mater_1.1, whole genome shotgun sequence contains these proteins:
- the FGF23 gene encoding fibroblast growth factor 23, whose translation is MERRAIPQGIPCSSLLLLLCSLKASLAFPNSSPLLSPSWGNGDRLMHLYTDTERSSFHLQINADGYIDGAPHQTIYSALMIKSEGAGSVIITGVKSGRYLCMDTKGNIFGSHYFSQEDCVFNHRTLENGYDVYQSPKHHFLVSLGRVKQAFSPGMNPPPYSQFLSRKNEIPLFRFNTPEPHRHTRSADVDPVDPHQILVPQRKTPVFGSLQQQPADFPHMPREPMRINQNDVVNPDDPHAMMEARRFPSPRFYITR